GCCAGCGCATCGGCCACGAGTTCCTCGGCATCGTCGAGGCGGCCGGCTCCGACGTCACCGGCTTCGCCGCCGGCGACCTCGTCGTCGCCCCCTTCGTCTGGTCCGACGGCACCTGCGAGTACTGCGCCGAGGGGCTCCAGACCTCCTGCCCGCGCGGCGGCTTCTGGGGCTCGGTCGGCTCCGACGGCGGCCAGGGCGAGGCCGTCCGCGTCCCCTTCGCCGACGGCACCCTCGTCAAGCTCCCCGCCGACGCCGCCTCCGACGACCACCTGCTGACCGCGCTGCTCGCCCTCTCCGACGTCATGGGCACCGGCCACCACGCCGCCCTCGGCGCGGGCGTGACGCGGGGCTCCACCGTCGCGGTCGTCGGCGACGGCGCCGTCGGCCTCTGCGGGGTCCTCGCCGCCAAGCGCCTCGGCGCCGAGCGGATCATCGCCCTCGGCCGCCACACCGCCCGCACCGACATCGCCCGTGCCTTCGGCGCCACCGACGTCGTCGCCGAGCGCGGCGAGGCCGCCGAGGCCGCCGTCCGCGAACTCACCGGCGG
The sequence above is a segment of the Streptomyces sp. NBC_01255 genome. Coding sequences within it:
- a CDS encoding zinc-dependent alcohol dehydrogenase family protein, whose product is MRATTIHAPFDMRVEDVPDPVIQDSTDVVLRVLRACICGSDLWAYRGESARQPGQRIGHEFLGIVEAAGSDVTGFAAGDLVVAPFVWSDGTCEYCAEGLQTSCPRGGFWGSVGSDGGQGEAVRVPFADGTLVKLPADAASDDHLLTALLALSDVMGTGHHAALGAGVTRGSTVAVVGDGAVGLCGVLAAKRLGAERIIALGRHTARTDIARAFGATDVVAERGEAAEAAVRELTGGQGAHAVIEAVGTEQSMRTAVAIARDGGSIGYVGVPHGSGTGLDLSVMFDRNIALRGGVAPVRAYIPELLPDVLDGTIDPSPVFDLTVGLDGVPGGYKAMDERTALKVLVKP